The following are encoded together in the Planktothrix serta PCC 8927 genome:
- a CDS encoding fructosamine kinase family protein, translating into MWDQIAEQISQATGERFQISDRRSVSGGCINQGYQISNGSRHYFIKLNQASEFAMFEAEALGVEQMWETQTIRVPKPICWGTVGNSAYLVLEWLELGGKNHPSAWEEMGQKLALLHQWTPAPNYPGYQKFGWEINNTIGSTLQINTWKNSWAEFWQEHRIGYQLKLAQRRGGNFEQGEKLLNKIPDILGDYHPKPSLVHGDLWGGNASVTSEGKPVIFDPATYFGDREVDLAMTELFGGFPAAFYQGYDQIFPLESGYERRKILYNLYHILNHFNLFGGGYGTQANQMIREILR; encoded by the coding sequence ATGTGGGATCAAATTGCGGAACAGATTAGTCAAGCCACAGGAGAACGGTTTCAAATTAGCGATCGCCGTTCCGTTAGCGGCGGCTGTATTAATCAAGGATATCAGATTAGTAATGGTTCACGCCATTATTTTATTAAACTTAATCAAGCTTCTGAATTTGCCATGTTTGAAGCCGAAGCTTTAGGGGTTGAACAAATGTGGGAAACCCAAACTATTCGAGTTCCTAAACCGATTTGTTGGGGAACTGTTGGCAATTCCGCTTATTTAGTATTAGAATGGCTAGAGTTAGGAGGAAAAAATCATCCTTCAGCCTGGGAAGAAATGGGACAAAAATTAGCGTTACTGCATCAGTGGACACCTGCGCCAAATTACCCTGGTTATCAGAAATTTGGATGGGAAATTAATAATACAATTGGCTCTACCCTTCAAATTAATACTTGGAAAAATAGTTGGGCTGAATTTTGGCAAGAACATCGAATTGGCTATCAATTAAAACTGGCTCAACGGCGGGGAGGCAATTTTGAACAAGGAGAAAAATTATTGAATAAAATTCCCGATATTTTAGGAGATTATCATCCCAAACCTTCTCTTGTTCATGGAGATTTATGGGGAGGAAATGCTTCCGTTACGTCTGAGGGAAAACCTGTTATTTTTGATCCAGCTACTTATTTTGGAGATCGAGAAGTTGATCTCGCAATGACTGAATTATTTGGCGGTTTTCCAGCCGCCTTTTATCAAGGTTATGATCAAATTTTTCCGTTAGAGTCAGGTTATGAACGGCGGAAAATATTATACAATCTCTACCATATTTTAAATCATTTTAACCTCTTTGGAGGGGGTTATGGAACCCAAGCGAATCAGATGATTCGGGAGATTTTACGCTAA
- a CDS encoding response regulator: MQGQEALEVWQAWELHLIGMGMRIPVINGYEATKQIKSTTKGQATVIIALTASTLEEERAVALSSGCDDFVRKPFREQIILEKIAQHLGVSYVYEPEVLTASTVSEAVLTELNSTVLAQLSLEWLTQVHHAAKAVNAKQLLKLIDQLPPIKPLLSMLCELKSIDLHLKKL; this comes from the coding sequence ATTCAGGGTCAAGAAGCTCTTGAAGTTTGGCAAGCTTGGGAACTGCACCTGATTGGGATGGGTATGCGAATACCTGTGATTAATGGTTATGAAGCTACAAAACAGATTAAATCGACTACAAAAGGTCAAGCAACTGTGATTATTGCTTTAACAGCTAGTACCTTAGAAGAGGAACGAGCCGTTGCTTTATCATCAGGATGTGATGATTTTGTGCGAAAACCGTTTCGTGAGCAAATCATTTTAGAAAAGATTGCTCAACATCTGGGAGTAAGCTATGTGTATGAACCCGAAGTGCTAACTGCTTCTACCGTATCAGAAGCCGTCCTAACGGAACTGAACTCTACGGTTTTAGCACAACTGTCTTTAGAATGGTTAACTCAAGTGCATCATGCTGCTAAAGCCGTAAATGCCAAGCAACTCTTGAAATTGATTGACCAACTCCCCCCAATCAAACCCCTATTGTCAATGCTTTGCGAACTAAAATCAATCGATTTGCATTTGAAGAAATTGTAG
- a CDS encoding two-component system response regulator, which produces MNDVQFDSPIANILIVDDTPDNLYLLSAMLTEQGYDVRCVINGSSAIMGAIADPPDLILLDIRMPQMSGYDVCTQLKASERTRDIPVIFLSALNEVFDKIQAFEVGGVDYITKPFEIREVLARIKNQLNLKAAKSEIQKLNTELEERVQERTKELGRANLRLLHMASHDALTGLPNRVFFMERLMAVLAYTHTHPKSQFGVLFLDCDDFKIVNDSLGHLAGDQLLKAVARRLSACIHPNYTLARFEGDEFTVLLEQIESIDEATLLAQAIQHALSQPFLLYQHEVFINTSIGIVLGTVEYQQPEHLLRDADTAMYQAKASGKARYEVFNREMHTRALTRLKLENDLRRAIDRQEFIVYYQPIICLSTGQISSLEALVRWKHPQQGLVRPDHFIPVAEATGLIIPLGLWVLEKSCNQLKFWQQQAIQRGEIFDITISVNLSVKQFSQPGLIEQIDRVLESLELDSKNLKLEITESAIMDNPDLASEIFQQLKARKIQLSLDDFGTGYSSLSYLHRFPLDILKIDRSFISNLDSMEKNLEVVQAILNLAHHLGMSVVAEGIETQEQLSLLRLLGCELGQGYLFAQPLDPQATETLFLSHPQW; this is translated from the coding sequence ATGAATGACGTTCAATTTGATAGCCCAATTGCTAATATTTTGATTGTTGATGATACACCTGATAATTTATATCTGTTGTCAGCGATGTTAACAGAACAGGGGTATGATGTCCGATGCGTAATTAATGGTTCTTCGGCTATTATGGGAGCAATTGCTGACCCACCGGATTTAATTTTGTTAGATATTCGGATGCCACAAATGAGTGGATATGATGTTTGTACACAGTTGAAAGCCTCAGAACGTACCCGTGATATTCCTGTCATTTTTTTAAGTGCCTTAAATGAAGTTTTTGATAAAATTCAAGCTTTTGAAGTCGGAGGCGTAGACTATATTACCAAACCCTTTGAAATTCGAGAAGTTCTAGCCCGAATTAAAAATCAACTGAATTTAAAAGCTGCAAAATCTGAAATTCAAAAGCTAAATACAGAATTAGAAGAACGAGTTCAAGAACGCACAAAAGAACTAGGTCGAGCCAATTTGAGATTGCTACACATGGCTTCCCATGATGCACTCACAGGTTTACCGAATCGAGTGTTTTTTATGGAACGATTGATGGCAGTTTTGGCTTATACTCATACCCATCCTAAGTCTCAGTTTGGGGTCTTATTTCTCGATTGTGATGACTTTAAAATAGTCAATGATTCTTTGGGTCATTTAGCCGGAGACCAATTATTAAAGGCTGTGGCGCGACGATTATCCGCTTGTATTCATCCAAATTATACGTTAGCTCGATTTGAAGGAGATGAGTTTACCGTCCTATTAGAACAGATTGAATCGATTGATGAAGCCACGTTATTAGCTCAAGCGATTCAACACGCTTTAAGTCAGCCATTTTTACTCTATCAACATGAAGTTTTTATTAATACCAGTATAGGCATTGTTTTAGGAACCGTAGAATATCAACAGCCCGAACATTTACTGCGAGATGCAGATACAGCCATGTATCAAGCTAAAGCATCAGGAAAAGCCCGTTATGAAGTCTTTAATCGGGAAATGCACACTCGCGCTTTAACTCGTTTAAAGTTAGAAAATGACCTAAGACGTGCGATTGACCGTCAAGAATTTATTGTTTATTATCAACCTATTATTTGCTTGTCAACGGGTCAAATTAGCAGTTTAGAAGCTTTAGTTCGTTGGAAACATCCCCAACAGGGTTTAGTTCGACCCGATCATTTTATTCCCGTTGCTGAAGCAACAGGTTTAATTATTCCCCTGGGATTATGGGTTTTAGAAAAGTCCTGCAATCAACTGAAGTTTTGGCAACAACAAGCGATACAACGAGGAGAAATATTTGACATCACAATCAGCGTTAATTTATCCGTTAAACAATTTTCTCAACCTGGTTTAATTGAACAAATTGATCGGGTTCTCGAAAGTTTAGAATTGGATAGTAAAAATTTAAAATTAGAAATTACAGAAAGTGCGATTATGGATAATCCCGATTTAGCATCGGAGATATTTCAACAACTTAAAGCCCGTAAAATTCAGTTAAGCTTAGATGACTTTGGTACTGGATATTCTTCCTTAAGTTATTTACACCGCTTTCCTTTAGATATCCTGAAAATTGATCGATCTTTTATTAGCAATTTGGATTCTATGGAAAAAAATTTAGAAGTTGTTCAAGCCATTCTCAACCTCGCCCATCATTTAGGCATGAGTGTGGTAGCTGAAGGCATTGAAACCCAGGAACAATTATCCTTACTGCGGCTTTTAGGCTGTGAATTGGGTCAAGGTTACTTATTCGCTCAACCTTTAGACCCACAAGCTACAGAAACGCTGTTTTTATCTCATCCCCAATGGTAA
- the fraC gene encoding filament integrity protein FraC, whose translation MPIIIALRVILLRILRLLFSIMIEAWIFKKSFNISPKLSVQYAMALNLLANSCEWIVFLNAETVFPAEARKELIYYLLVEQIQETSPSIFLLTAFNFTLLLFIKWMGFETLKILLSKDIPKITQVFQGIPEGNLQMTKKYKDFRVILIAHTLSYSLFLGLVFTLLILE comes from the coding sequence ATGCCAATTATAATCGCCTTGAGAGTCATTTTATTAAGAATCCTACGGCTTTTATTCTCAATCATGATTGAAGCCTGGATTTTCAAGAAAAGCTTTAATATCTCCCCAAAATTGAGCGTACAATATGCGATGGCTCTCAATTTATTGGCGAATTCCTGTGAATGGATTGTCTTTTTAAATGCGGAAACTGTGTTTCCAGCAGAAGCCCGAAAAGAATTAATTTATTATTTGCTAGTAGAACAAATTCAGGAAACCTCCCCTTCGATTTTTTTATTAACGGCTTTTAATTTTACTTTATTACTCTTTATTAAATGGATGGGATTTGAAACCTTAAAAATTTTATTAAGTAAAGATATCCCTAAAATTACCCAAGTCTTTCAAGGTATTCCCGAAGGTAATCTTCAAATGACTAAAAAATATAAAGATTTTAGAGTTATCTTAATTGCCCACACCTTAAGTTATTCCCTGTTTTTAGGATTAGTATTTACCTTATTAATATTAGAATAA